The proteins below are encoded in one region of Rhinolophus sinicus isolate RSC01 linkage group LG07, ASM3656204v1, whole genome shotgun sequence:
- the CEP44 gene encoding centrosomal protein of 44 kDa isoform X1, which produces MATGDLKRSLRNLEQVLRSLNYPQEVDCVGLVKGDVAASLPIISYSLTSYSPYVAELLVESNLELTAKNDLRFIDTVYKLLRDHFNYKPILTKKQFLQCGFAEWKIQIICDILNCVIKKHKELSSLEKIPSQQRKKTSSVKSEPSSNSKKTSTEPVGIDITGRFMTSGKVSSLSVICFEHLWLNESCKKAVVIRHLYNEDGVNIPEDTLSTVTDVNEAFDVCNLKDTEIKVTEEKLPEIKSEQDIKVNSEITALQTMLAECQEKLKKLTWIESRLDSLEEKMKGQVMVNEKTWTNLLSRVTLLETELLLSKKNDEYIEFNEMNEDYVSSRDLDILKPDIKSKEREARIPLSSAPSTVSVDSTPRTSTINYCGLKDISEETTIQKMERMKKMFEETAELLKGPNH; this is translated from the exons ATGGCAACAGGTGACTTAAAGAGAAGCTTACGGAACCTAGAACAAGTTCTCCGCTCGCTAAATTATCCTCAAGAAGTGGATTGTGTAGG TTTGGTAAAGGGAGATGTAGCAGCGTCTTTGCCCATCATCAGCTATTCCCTTACCTCATATTCACCTTACGTGGCAGAACTTCTGGTGGAATCCAATCTAGAGCTCACAGCAAAGAATGACTTGCGCTTTATAGATACTGTCTATAAG CTTCTTCGTGATCACTTTAATTATAAACCAATCTTGACAAAAAAGCAGTTTCTCCAGTGTGGATTTGCAGAATGGAAAATCCaaattatttgtgatattttgaaTTGTGTGATAAAAAAGCACAAAGAGTTGAGTAGTCTTGAGAAG attccatcacaacaaagaaagaaaaccagttCTGTTAAGTCAGAACCTTCTTCAAACAGTAAGAAGACATCCACAGAACCTGTTGGCATTGACATCACTGGCAGGTTTATGACTTCAGGAAAG GTATCTTCCTTGTCCGTAATCTGCTTTGAGCACCTGTGGCTGAATGAGTCCTGC AAGAAAGCTGTGGTGATTCGTCACCTGTATAATGAAGATGGTGTTAACATTCCTGAAGATACGTTAAGTACAGTAACAGATGTGAATGAAGCATTTGATGTGTGTAACTTAAAGGATACTGAAATAAAAGTTACCGAAGAAAAGCTCCCTGAAATCAAGTCTGAGCAA GATATAAAAGTTAATTCTGAGATTACTGCACTACAGACTATGCTTGCTGAATGCCAAGAAAAGCTTAAGAAACTGACTTGGATAGAGAGTAGATTAGactctttggaagaaaaaatgaaaggacaagTGATGGTAAATGAAAAAACTTGGACTAATCTTCTAAGTCGTGTCACTCTTCTTGAAACAGAATTACTTTTGTCcaaaaag AATGATGAATATATAGAgtttaatgaaatgaatgaagaCTATGTTTCTAGTAGAGACCTGGATATTCTGAAACCTG atataaaaagcaaagagagagaagCACGTAttcctctgtcctctgctccTAGTACAGTATCAGTAGATTCAACTCCCAGAACCTCAACTATTAATTACTGTGGTTTGAAAGATATTTCAGAG gaaacaacaatccagaaaatggaaaggatgaaaaaaat gtttGAAGAAACTGCAGAGTTACTGAAAGGTCCAAATCACTAA
- the CEP44 gene encoding centrosomal protein of 44 kDa isoform X6, translating into MATGDLKRSLRNLEQVLRSLNYPQEVDCVGLVKGDVAASLPIISYSLTSYSPYVAELLVESNLELTAKNDLRFIDTVYKLLRDHFNYKPILTKKQFLQCGFAEWKIQIICDILNCVIKKHKELSSLEKIPSQQRKKTSSVKSEPSSNSKKTSTEPVGIDITGRFMTSGKVSSLSVICFEHLWLNESCKKAVVIRHLYNEDGVNIPEDTLSTVTDVNEAFDVCNLKDTEIKVTEEKLPEIKSEQDIKVNSEITALQTMLAECQEKLKKLTWIESRLDSLEEKMKGQVMNDEYIEFNEMNEDYVSSRDLDILKPDIKSKEREARIPLSSAPSTVSVDSTPRTSTINYCGLKDISEETTIQKMERMKKMFEETAELLKGPNH; encoded by the exons ATGGCAACAGGTGACTTAAAGAGAAGCTTACGGAACCTAGAACAAGTTCTCCGCTCGCTAAATTATCCTCAAGAAGTGGATTGTGTAGG TTTGGTAAAGGGAGATGTAGCAGCGTCTTTGCCCATCATCAGCTATTCCCTTACCTCATATTCACCTTACGTGGCAGAACTTCTGGTGGAATCCAATCTAGAGCTCACAGCAAAGAATGACTTGCGCTTTATAGATACTGTCTATAAG CTTCTTCGTGATCACTTTAATTATAAACCAATCTTGACAAAAAAGCAGTTTCTCCAGTGTGGATTTGCAGAATGGAAAATCCaaattatttgtgatattttgaaTTGTGTGATAAAAAAGCACAAAGAGTTGAGTAGTCTTGAGAAG attccatcacaacaaagaaagaaaaccagttCTGTTAAGTCAGAACCTTCTTCAAACAGTAAGAAGACATCCACAGAACCTGTTGGCATTGACATCACTGGCAGGTTTATGACTTCAGGAAAG GTATCTTCCTTGTCCGTAATCTGCTTTGAGCACCTGTGGCTGAATGAGTCCTGC AAGAAAGCTGTGGTGATTCGTCACCTGTATAATGAAGATGGTGTTAACATTCCTGAAGATACGTTAAGTACAGTAACAGATGTGAATGAAGCATTTGATGTGTGTAACTTAAAGGATACTGAAATAAAAGTTACCGAAGAAAAGCTCCCTGAAATCAAGTCTGAGCAA GATATAAAAGTTAATTCTGAGATTACTGCACTACAGACTATGCTTGCTGAATGCCAAGAAAAGCTTAAGAAACTGACTTGGATAGAGAGTAGATTAGactctttggaagaaaaaatgaaaggacaagTGATG AATGATGAATATATAGAgtttaatgaaatgaatgaagaCTATGTTTCTAGTAGAGACCTGGATATTCTGAAACCTG atataaaaagcaaagagagagaagCACGTAttcctctgtcctctgctccTAGTACAGTATCAGTAGATTCAACTCCCAGAACCTCAACTATTAATTACTGTGGTTTGAAAGATATTTCAGAG gaaacaacaatccagaaaatggaaaggatgaaaaaaat gtttGAAGAAACTGCAGAGTTACTGAAAGGTCCAAATCACTAA
- the CEP44 gene encoding centrosomal protein of 44 kDa isoform X3 — MATGDLKRSLRNLEQVLRSLNYPQEVDCVGLVKGDVAASLPIISYSLTSYSPYVAELLVESNLELTAKNDLRFIDTVYKLLRDHFNYKPILTKKQFLQCGFAEWKIQIICDILNCVIKKHKELSSLEKIPSQQRKKTSSVKSEPSSNSKKTSTEPVGIDITGRFMTSGKVSSLSVICFEHLWLNESCKKAVVIRHLYNEDGVNIPEDTLSTVTDVNEAFDVCNLKDTEIKVTEEKLPEIKSEQTMLAECQEKLKKLTWIESRLDSLEEKMKGQVMVNEKTWTNLLSRVTLLETELLLSKKNDEYIEFNEMNEDYVSSRDLDILKPDIKSKEREARIPLSSAPSTVSVDSTPRTSTINYCGLKDISEETTIQKMERMKKMFEETAELLKGPNH; from the exons ATGGCAACAGGTGACTTAAAGAGAAGCTTACGGAACCTAGAACAAGTTCTCCGCTCGCTAAATTATCCTCAAGAAGTGGATTGTGTAGG TTTGGTAAAGGGAGATGTAGCAGCGTCTTTGCCCATCATCAGCTATTCCCTTACCTCATATTCACCTTACGTGGCAGAACTTCTGGTGGAATCCAATCTAGAGCTCACAGCAAAGAATGACTTGCGCTTTATAGATACTGTCTATAAG CTTCTTCGTGATCACTTTAATTATAAACCAATCTTGACAAAAAAGCAGTTTCTCCAGTGTGGATTTGCAGAATGGAAAATCCaaattatttgtgatattttgaaTTGTGTGATAAAAAAGCACAAAGAGTTGAGTAGTCTTGAGAAG attccatcacaacaaagaaagaaaaccagttCTGTTAAGTCAGAACCTTCTTCAAACAGTAAGAAGACATCCACAGAACCTGTTGGCATTGACATCACTGGCAGGTTTATGACTTCAGGAAAG GTATCTTCCTTGTCCGTAATCTGCTTTGAGCACCTGTGGCTGAATGAGTCCTGC AAGAAAGCTGTGGTGATTCGTCACCTGTATAATGAAGATGGTGTTAACATTCCTGAAGATACGTTAAGTACAGTAACAGATGTGAATGAAGCATTTGATGTGTGTAACTTAAAGGATACTGAAATAAAAGTTACCGAAGAAAAGCTCCCTGAAATCAAGTCTGAGCAA ACTATGCTTGCTGAATGCCAAGAAAAGCTTAAGAAACTGACTTGGATAGAGAGTAGATTAGactctttggaagaaaaaatgaaaggacaagTGATGGTAAATGAAAAAACTTGGACTAATCTTCTAAGTCGTGTCACTCTTCTTGAAACAGAATTACTTTTGTCcaaaaag AATGATGAATATATAGAgtttaatgaaatgaatgaagaCTATGTTTCTAGTAGAGACCTGGATATTCTGAAACCTG atataaaaagcaaagagagagaagCACGTAttcctctgtcctctgctccTAGTACAGTATCAGTAGATTCAACTCCCAGAACCTCAACTATTAATTACTGTGGTTTGAAAGATATTTCAGAG gaaacaacaatccagaaaatggaaaggatgaaaaaaat gtttGAAGAAACTGCAGAGTTACTGAAAGGTCCAAATCACTAA
- the CEP44 gene encoding centrosomal protein of 44 kDa isoform X2, whose protein sequence is MATGDLKRSLRNLEQVLRSLNYPQEVDCVGLVKGDVAASLPIISYSLTSYSPYVAELLVESNLELTAKNDLRFIDTVYKLLRDHFNYKPILTKKQFLQCGFAEWKIQIICDILNCVIKKHKELSSLEKIPSQQRKKTSSVKSEPSSNSKKTSTEPVGIDITGRFMTSGKVSSLSVICFEHLWLNESCKAVVIRHLYNEDGVNIPEDTLSTVTDVNEAFDVCNLKDTEIKVTEEKLPEIKSEQDIKVNSEITALQTMLAECQEKLKKLTWIESRLDSLEEKMKGQVMVNEKTWTNLLSRVTLLETELLLSKKNDEYIEFNEMNEDYVSSRDLDILKPDIKSKEREARIPLSSAPSTVSVDSTPRTSTINYCGLKDISEETTIQKMERMKKMFEETAELLKGPNH, encoded by the exons ATGGCAACAGGTGACTTAAAGAGAAGCTTACGGAACCTAGAACAAGTTCTCCGCTCGCTAAATTATCCTCAAGAAGTGGATTGTGTAGG TTTGGTAAAGGGAGATGTAGCAGCGTCTTTGCCCATCATCAGCTATTCCCTTACCTCATATTCACCTTACGTGGCAGAACTTCTGGTGGAATCCAATCTAGAGCTCACAGCAAAGAATGACTTGCGCTTTATAGATACTGTCTATAAG CTTCTTCGTGATCACTTTAATTATAAACCAATCTTGACAAAAAAGCAGTTTCTCCAGTGTGGATTTGCAGAATGGAAAATCCaaattatttgtgatattttgaaTTGTGTGATAAAAAAGCACAAAGAGTTGAGTAGTCTTGAGAAG attccatcacaacaaagaaagaaaaccagttCTGTTAAGTCAGAACCTTCTTCAAACAGTAAGAAGACATCCACAGAACCTGTTGGCATTGACATCACTGGCAGGTTTATGACTTCAGGAAAG GTATCTTCCTTGTCCGTAATCTGCTTTGAGCACCTGTGGCTGAATGAGTCCTGC AAAGCTGTGGTGATTCGTCACCTGTATAATGAAGATGGTGTTAACATTCCTGAAGATACGTTAAGTACAGTAACAGATGTGAATGAAGCATTTGATGTGTGTAACTTAAAGGATACTGAAATAAAAGTTACCGAAGAAAAGCTCCCTGAAATCAAGTCTGAGCAA GATATAAAAGTTAATTCTGAGATTACTGCACTACAGACTATGCTTGCTGAATGCCAAGAAAAGCTTAAGAAACTGACTTGGATAGAGAGTAGATTAGactctttggaagaaaaaatgaaaggacaagTGATGGTAAATGAAAAAACTTGGACTAATCTTCTAAGTCGTGTCACTCTTCTTGAAACAGAATTACTTTTGTCcaaaaag AATGATGAATATATAGAgtttaatgaaatgaatgaagaCTATGTTTCTAGTAGAGACCTGGATATTCTGAAACCTG atataaaaagcaaagagagagaagCACGTAttcctctgtcctctgctccTAGTACAGTATCAGTAGATTCAACTCCCAGAACCTCAACTATTAATTACTGTGGTTTGAAAGATATTTCAGAG gaaacaacaatccagaaaatggaaaggatgaaaaaaat gtttGAAGAAACTGCAGAGTTACTGAAAGGTCCAAATCACTAA
- the CEP44 gene encoding centrosomal protein of 44 kDa isoform X5: MATGDLKRSLRNLEQVLRSLNYPQEVDCVGLVKGDVAASLPIISYSLTSYSPYVAELLVESNLELTAKNDLRFIDTVYKLLRDHFNYKPILTKKQFLQCGFAEWKIQIICDILNCVIKKHKELSSLEKIPSQQRKKTSSVKSEPSSNSKKTSTEPVGIDITGRFMTSGKKAVVIRHLYNEDGVNIPEDTLSTVTDVNEAFDVCNLKDTEIKVTEEKLPEIKSEQDIKVNSEITALQTMLAECQEKLKKLTWIESRLDSLEEKMKGQVMVNEKTWTNLLSRVTLLETELLLSKKNDEYIEFNEMNEDYVSSRDLDILKPDIKSKEREARIPLSSAPSTVSVDSTPRTSTINYCGLKDISEETTIQKMERMKKMFEETAELLKGPNH, from the exons ATGGCAACAGGTGACTTAAAGAGAAGCTTACGGAACCTAGAACAAGTTCTCCGCTCGCTAAATTATCCTCAAGAAGTGGATTGTGTAGG TTTGGTAAAGGGAGATGTAGCAGCGTCTTTGCCCATCATCAGCTATTCCCTTACCTCATATTCACCTTACGTGGCAGAACTTCTGGTGGAATCCAATCTAGAGCTCACAGCAAAGAATGACTTGCGCTTTATAGATACTGTCTATAAG CTTCTTCGTGATCACTTTAATTATAAACCAATCTTGACAAAAAAGCAGTTTCTCCAGTGTGGATTTGCAGAATGGAAAATCCaaattatttgtgatattttgaaTTGTGTGATAAAAAAGCACAAAGAGTTGAGTAGTCTTGAGAAG attccatcacaacaaagaaagaaaaccagttCTGTTAAGTCAGAACCTTCTTCAAACAGTAAGAAGACATCCACAGAACCTGTTGGCATTGACATCACTGGCAGGTTTATGACTTCAGGAAAG AAAGCTGTGGTGATTCGTCACCTGTATAATGAAGATGGTGTTAACATTCCTGAAGATACGTTAAGTACAGTAACAGATGTGAATGAAGCATTTGATGTGTGTAACTTAAAGGATACTGAAATAAAAGTTACCGAAGAAAAGCTCCCTGAAATCAAGTCTGAGCAA GATATAAAAGTTAATTCTGAGATTACTGCACTACAGACTATGCTTGCTGAATGCCAAGAAAAGCTTAAGAAACTGACTTGGATAGAGAGTAGATTAGactctttggaagaaaaaatgaaaggacaagTGATGGTAAATGAAAAAACTTGGACTAATCTTCTAAGTCGTGTCACTCTTCTTGAAACAGAATTACTTTTGTCcaaaaag AATGATGAATATATAGAgtttaatgaaatgaatgaagaCTATGTTTCTAGTAGAGACCTGGATATTCTGAAACCTG atataaaaagcaaagagagagaagCACGTAttcctctgtcctctgctccTAGTACAGTATCAGTAGATTCAACTCCCAGAACCTCAACTATTAATTACTGTGGTTTGAAAGATATTTCAGAG gaaacaacaatccagaaaatggaaaggatgaaaaaaat gtttGAAGAAACTGCAGAGTTACTGAAAGGTCCAAATCACTAA
- the CEP44 gene encoding centrosomal protein of 44 kDa isoform X7, which translates to MATGDLKRSLRNLEQVLRSLNYPQEVDCVGLVKGDVAASLPIISYSLTSYSPYVAELLVESNLELTAKNDLRFIDTVYKLLRDHFNYKPILTKKQFLQCGFAEWKIQIICDILNCVIKKHKELSSLEKIPSQQRKKTSSVKSEPSSNSKKTSTEPVGIDITGRFMTSGKVSSLSVICFEHLWLNESCKKAVVIRHLYNEDGVNIPEDTLSTVTDVNEAFDVCNLKDTEIKVTEEKLPEIKSEQDIKVNSEITALQTMLAECQEKLKKLTWIESRLDSLEEKMKGQVMVNEKTWTNLLSRVTLLETELLLSKKI; encoded by the exons ATGGCAACAGGTGACTTAAAGAGAAGCTTACGGAACCTAGAACAAGTTCTCCGCTCGCTAAATTATCCTCAAGAAGTGGATTGTGTAGG TTTGGTAAAGGGAGATGTAGCAGCGTCTTTGCCCATCATCAGCTATTCCCTTACCTCATATTCACCTTACGTGGCAGAACTTCTGGTGGAATCCAATCTAGAGCTCACAGCAAAGAATGACTTGCGCTTTATAGATACTGTCTATAAG CTTCTTCGTGATCACTTTAATTATAAACCAATCTTGACAAAAAAGCAGTTTCTCCAGTGTGGATTTGCAGAATGGAAAATCCaaattatttgtgatattttgaaTTGTGTGATAAAAAAGCACAAAGAGTTGAGTAGTCTTGAGAAG attccatcacaacaaagaaagaaaaccagttCTGTTAAGTCAGAACCTTCTTCAAACAGTAAGAAGACATCCACAGAACCTGTTGGCATTGACATCACTGGCAGGTTTATGACTTCAGGAAAG GTATCTTCCTTGTCCGTAATCTGCTTTGAGCACCTGTGGCTGAATGAGTCCTGC AAGAAAGCTGTGGTGATTCGTCACCTGTATAATGAAGATGGTGTTAACATTCCTGAAGATACGTTAAGTACAGTAACAGATGTGAATGAAGCATTTGATGTGTGTAACTTAAAGGATACTGAAATAAAAGTTACCGAAGAAAAGCTCCCTGAAATCAAGTCTGAGCAA GATATAAAAGTTAATTCTGAGATTACTGCACTACAGACTATGCTTGCTGAATGCCAAGAAAAGCTTAAGAAACTGACTTGGATAGAGAGTAGATTAGactctttggaagaaaaaatgaaaggacaagTGATGGTAAATGAAAAAACTTGGACTAATCTTCTAAGTCGTGTCACTCTTCTTGAAACAGAATTACTTTTGTCcaaaaag atataa
- the CEP44 gene encoding centrosomal protein of 44 kDa isoform X4 — protein MATGDLKRSLRNLEQVLRSLNYPQEVDCVGLVKGDVAASLPIISYSLTSYSPYVAELLVESNLELTAKNDLRFIDTVYKLLRDHFNYKPILTKKQFLQCGFAEWKIQIICDILNCVIKKHKELSSLEKIPSQQRKKTSSVKSEPSSNSKKTSTEPVGIDITGRFMTSGKKKAVVIRHLYNEDGVNIPEDTLSTVTDVNEAFDVCNLKDTEIKVTEEKLPEIKSEQDIKVNSEITALQTMLAECQEKLKKLTWIESRLDSLEEKMKGQVMVNEKTWTNLLSRVTLLETELLLSKKNDEYIEFNEMNEDYVSSRDLDILKPDIKSKEREARIPLSSAPSTVSVDSTPRTSTINYCGLKDISEETTIQKMERMKKMFEETAELLKGPNH, from the exons ATGGCAACAGGTGACTTAAAGAGAAGCTTACGGAACCTAGAACAAGTTCTCCGCTCGCTAAATTATCCTCAAGAAGTGGATTGTGTAGG TTTGGTAAAGGGAGATGTAGCAGCGTCTTTGCCCATCATCAGCTATTCCCTTACCTCATATTCACCTTACGTGGCAGAACTTCTGGTGGAATCCAATCTAGAGCTCACAGCAAAGAATGACTTGCGCTTTATAGATACTGTCTATAAG CTTCTTCGTGATCACTTTAATTATAAACCAATCTTGACAAAAAAGCAGTTTCTCCAGTGTGGATTTGCAGAATGGAAAATCCaaattatttgtgatattttgaaTTGTGTGATAAAAAAGCACAAAGAGTTGAGTAGTCTTGAGAAG attccatcacaacaaagaaagaaaaccagttCTGTTAAGTCAGAACCTTCTTCAAACAGTAAGAAGACATCCACAGAACCTGTTGGCATTGACATCACTGGCAGGTTTATGACTTCAGGAAAG AAGAAAGCTGTGGTGATTCGTCACCTGTATAATGAAGATGGTGTTAACATTCCTGAAGATACGTTAAGTACAGTAACAGATGTGAATGAAGCATTTGATGTGTGTAACTTAAAGGATACTGAAATAAAAGTTACCGAAGAAAAGCTCCCTGAAATCAAGTCTGAGCAA GATATAAAAGTTAATTCTGAGATTACTGCACTACAGACTATGCTTGCTGAATGCCAAGAAAAGCTTAAGAAACTGACTTGGATAGAGAGTAGATTAGactctttggaagaaaaaatgaaaggacaagTGATGGTAAATGAAAAAACTTGGACTAATCTTCTAAGTCGTGTCACTCTTCTTGAAACAGAATTACTTTTGTCcaaaaag AATGATGAATATATAGAgtttaatgaaatgaatgaagaCTATGTTTCTAGTAGAGACCTGGATATTCTGAAACCTG atataaaaagcaaagagagagaagCACGTAttcctctgtcctctgctccTAGTACAGTATCAGTAGATTCAACTCCCAGAACCTCAACTATTAATTACTGTGGTTTGAAAGATATTTCAGAG gaaacaacaatccagaaaatggaaaggatgaaaaaaat gtttGAAGAAACTGCAGAGTTACTGAAAGGTCCAAATCACTAA